A part of Sandaracinaceae bacterium genomic DNA contains:
- a CDS encoding GNAT family N-acetyltransferase — MLELPIETERLKLRRHQPEDRDAFVKLVCDARFHEHLSVPEWQRTPDGAREVFDTIVKSYETEEPVWGLTVADLASDAFLGTVALHPIPFGEALEVFYAVVPRRWGEGLATEALSALMAAVPDKAFVALTSPANEASKHVALRAGMKDDGLHQPLGGPERHRFVRAPLSE; from the coding sequence ATGCTCGAGCTACCGATCGAGACCGAGCGCCTGAAGCTGCGGCGCCATCAGCCCGAAGACCGAGACGCGTTCGTGAAGCTGGTCTGCGACGCGCGCTTTCACGAGCACCTCAGCGTGCCCGAGTGGCAGCGGACCCCCGACGGCGCGCGCGAGGTGTTCGACACCATCGTGAAGTCGTACGAGACCGAGGAGCCCGTGTGGGGTCTGACTGTCGCGGACCTGGCCTCCGACGCCTTCCTCGGCACCGTCGCGCTCCACCCCATCCCCTTCGGCGAGGCGCTCGAGGTCTTCTACGCCGTCGTCCCCAGGCGCTGGGGCGAGGGACTGGCGACCGAGGCGCTGAGCGCGCTGATGGCGGCCGTGCCGGACAAGGCCTTCGTGGCGCTGACGTCCCCCGCGAACGAGGCGTCGAAGCACGTCGCGCTCCGCGCCGGGATGAAGGACGACGGGCTCCACCAGCCGCTCGGGGGGCCGGAGCGCCACCGCTTCGTGCGCGCCCCGCTCAGCGAATGA